In one window of Armatimonadota bacterium DNA:
- the tig gene encoding trigger factor codes for MSRQTQAAGRLEQNFTMELVSQEPVDDGQIRLVIKAGPDKVNEQVEDIYRRLAQTVTIPGFRKGRAPRALLEQQLSPDEARREAAERLAGPMIAWALEQTGLDPFTPPAIEKSELEDDGSATCVASFAPTPKVELGEHRGLTGERSAIEVTEEQIQAQLDRTRERYASYEPVADRAADAGDLALVDYDLVIDGQVIEGQSTHGYPCQIGSDTLFPELNEKLPGLKPGEQVRIPAGFPADHEDASVAGKQGEYVVTLRELKVRTLPELTDEMAQRAHGIESADELRQAVREALERMAAEEVEDRVRQSLLEQVVAASKVTVPPVLVRREAEARLNRLETDLRAEGRSLEEHLREEGVDTERWLRREEMSARWALERSFVLDEIGRREGIEVTQEEISREIENIARRVGSTTERARKAMEERGMSRLVDRLHQHKVLQFLVDHADITSEGGATPGPTELQAPATDEGEAGPAPGELSAGVQGDIADQGEAALEPAEPQEEQP; via the coding sequence GTGAGCCGCCAGACTCAAGCCGCGGGCCGCTTGGAACAGAACTTCACTATGGAACTGGTCAGTCAGGAGCCCGTAGATGACGGGCAGATCAGATTGGTCATCAAGGCCGGCCCCGACAAGGTCAATGAGCAGGTCGAGGACATCTACCGTCGTCTGGCGCAGACGGTAACCATCCCTGGCTTCCGCAAAGGCAGAGCCCCCCGCGCCTTGCTCGAGCAGCAGCTCAGCCCGGACGAGGCGCGACGCGAGGCCGCCGAGAGGCTTGCCGGGCCCATGATTGCGTGGGCTCTCGAACAGACCGGCCTCGATCCTTTCACTCCGCCCGCGATAGAGAAATCCGAACTCGAGGACGATGGCTCGGCGACGTGCGTAGCCAGCTTCGCTCCAACGCCGAAGGTCGAACTCGGCGAGCACCGCGGGCTCACGGGCGAGCGCAGCGCCATCGAGGTCACCGAGGAGCAGATCCAGGCCCAGCTCGACCGGACGCGCGAGCGCTACGCCAGCTACGAGCCGGTCGCCGACCGCGCCGCTGACGCAGGCGACCTCGCGCTCGTGGACTACGACCTCGTGATTGACGGGCAGGTTATCGAGGGGCAGAGCACCCACGGCTATCCCTGCCAGATCGGCAGTGACACGTTGTTTCCCGAGCTGAACGAGAAGCTCCCGGGCCTCAAGCCGGGCGAGCAGGTGCGCATTCCCGCTGGCTTCCCGGCCGATCATGAGGATGCGTCGGTGGCAGGCAAGCAGGGAGAGTACGTCGTGACCCTGCGCGAGTTGAAGGTGCGCACGCTGCCGGAGTTGACCGACGAAATGGCGCAGCGCGCCCACGGCATCGAATCCGCGGACGAACTGCGTCAGGCGGTGCGAGAGGCGCTGGAGAGAATGGCCGCCGAGGAGGTGGAGGACCGTGTGCGCCAGAGCCTGCTCGAGCAGGTCGTGGCGGCGTCGAAGGTGACGGTGCCGCCGGTGCTCGTGCGCCGCGAGGCGGAGGCGCGACTGAACCGCCTGGAGACCGACCTGCGCGCGGAGGGCCGCAGCCTGGAGGAGCATCTCCGTGAGGAAGGCGTGGACACCGAGCGTTGGCTGCGGCGCGAGGAGATGAGCGCGCGCTGGGCGTTGGAGCGATCATTTGTGCTCGACGAGATCGGCCGGCGGGAAGGAATAGAGGTCACGCAGGAGGAAATCTCCCGCGAGATCGAGAATATCGCGCGTCGCGTCGGCTCCACCACGGAGCGCGCGCGAAAAGCGATGGAAGAACGCGGCATGAGCCGCTTGGTGGATCGCCTGCACCAACACAAGGTCCTCCAGTTCCTGGTGGATCATGCCGACATCACTAGTGAAGGCGGGGCGACGCCGGGGCCGACGGAATTGCAGGCGCCCGCGACGGACGAAGGGGAAGCGGGGCCCGCGCCGGGTGAGCTGTCGGCGGGCGTGCAGGGTGACATCGCCGATCAAGGCGAGGCGGCGCTGGAGCCGGCGGAGCCGCAGGAGGAACAGCCGTGA
- a CDS encoding carboxypeptidase regulatory-like domain-containing protein translates to FDIAVSGAYAYVVTGGAGLWIVDVSDPTDPKEVAFWDTPGCALDVAVSDGRVYVADVYWGTIVFPEYATAVIAGQVRVRGTTANIASATVSAYLDGKLWRTTLTDARGLYVIENLTAGTYVVTASKPGYIRQTKADITVTPNHTTYINFGLEMSGRITGQVRERGTEVNLPNATVAAYLDGRLKAVTTTDSRGIYVMDTDLPGGSYLLSAAKAGYRTQANAGIAVVSGETAYVNFGLERVVRLKGQVRDRGTGRPLIGAALHVYVYPGDTTVASTTTEAPHGIYEFGEELAPATYNVTASMPGYMRQTKWNVDVSGDETAYCNFNLEPSGRLMGQVQDRDSGLPLIGAAVAMYAYPGNVQVAATTTKEPYGIYEVNQDLPAGTYRVTAVTSGYAAQNKAPITIVAGETTYVNFGLQRIVRLKGQVRDRSTNLPLIGAALRVYVYGDNTVVASTTTEPPYGIYEFGAELPPGTYKVSASTAGYVTQPKWNIRVSEDASTYVNFNLLPSCALEGQVRDSAAGAPIVGAAVEIYRDGVLLATATTTAPWGVYSIDTGLPEGLCFVWASKSGYITRGRAVTLTLDATSYANFALQPVSAVSRTLRGS, encoded by the coding sequence GTTCGATATTGCTGTGTCAGGAGCATACGCGTACGTCGTCACAGGCGGTGCCGGGCTTTGGATCGTGGATGTATCGGATCCGACCGACCCGAAGGAAGTGGCGTTCTGGGACACCCCAGGCTGTGCTCTAGACGTAGCCGTCTCTGACGGCCGCGTCTATGTCGCTGACGTGTACTGGGGAACCATTGTGTTCCCGGAATACGCCACCGCCGTGATCGCCGGACAGGTGCGTGTGCGCGGCACGACGGCGAATATCGCGAGCGCAACCGTAAGTGCTTACCTCGACGGCAAGTTGTGGCGCACGACGCTGACAGATGCTCGCGGGCTGTACGTGATCGAGAATCTGACCGCCGGCACCTATGTGGTCACCGCGTCGAAGCCGGGGTACATCCGCCAGACCAAGGCGGATATCACCGTCACTCCCAATCATACGACCTACATCAACTTTGGCCTCGAGATGTCCGGCCGCATCACGGGACAGGTGCGTGAGCGCGGTACCGAGGTCAACCTCCCCAATGCGACCGTGGCCGCGTATCTCGACGGGCGACTCAAGGCAGTCACAACGACCGACAGCCGCGGCATTTACGTAATGGACACCGATTTGCCCGGCGGTTCCTACTTGTTGTCGGCGGCGAAGGCCGGATATCGAACCCAGGCGAACGCTGGGATTGCGGTGGTCTCTGGCGAGACCGCCTACGTCAACTTCGGCCTCGAACGCGTGGTCAGGCTCAAGGGCCAGGTGCGGGACCGCGGCACGGGGCGGCCGCTCATCGGAGCTGCTCTTCACGTGTATGTCTACCCCGGTGACACAACCGTCGCGAGCACGACGACCGAAGCGCCTCACGGCATATATGAGTTCGGAGAAGAGCTGGCGCCCGCGACATACAATGTGACGGCGTCCATGCCCGGTTACATGCGGCAGACGAAATGGAACGTCGACGTCAGTGGCGACGAGACGGCATACTGTAACTTCAACCTTGAGCCGTCTGGCAGACTCATGGGTCAGGTGCAGGATCGCGACAGCGGCCTACCGCTTATCGGCGCTGCGGTGGCCATGTACGCTTACCCGGGCAACGTGCAGGTCGCGGCGACCACAACGAAAGAGCCCTATGGCATCTACGAGGTCAACCAAGATCTTCCTGCGGGCACGTACCGCGTGACGGCGGTCACCAGCGGGTATGCCGCACAGAACAAGGCTCCGATCACAATCGTCGCGGGCGAAACGACCTACGTCAACTTCGGGCTCCAGCGTATCGTCAGGCTCAAGGGGCAGGTCAGAGATCGGAGCACCAACCTGCCGCTGATCGGGGCCGCGCTGCGCGTGTACGTATACGGAGACAACACGGTTGTCGCAAGTACCACGACCGAGCCACCATACGGCATCTACGAGTTCGGCGCGGAGTTGCCTCCAGGCACGTACAAGGTCAGCGCGTCAACGGCTGGATACGTGACGCAGCCGAAGTGGAACATCCGCGTGTCCGAGGACGCATCGACGTACGTCAACTTCAACCTGTTACCGTCCTGCGCACTTGAGGGGCAAGTGCGCGACAGCGCCGCAGGCGCTCCGATTGTCGGCGCCGCAGTTGAGATCTATCGAGATGGCGTGCTGCTCGCGACGGCCACGACCACCGCGCCCTGGGGCGTGTACAGCATTGACACGGGATTGCCCGAAGGCCTGTGCTTCGTGTGGGCCAGCAAGTCCGGCTACATCACGCGGGGCAGAGCCGTCACCCTCACCCTTGACGCGACCAGCTACGCGAACTTCGCGCTCCAGCCGGTGAGCGCAGTGTCGCGGACTCTGCGCGGGTCGTGA
- a CDS encoding sulfatase produces the protein MSGWRKAIILVALAALAVIAVIAILPRLTPKPAAKDLAQPTNAVIPVARAPANLAVGAGLSPPSRRRPVVVQAFEFERPGDAEGWQPGLETCTTAVADGQLRVKRQASPASCISLSLDLAADEFNVIQARVRQHSASVYHARWLDDRGRPSPPFYRIMAPSSEWRVVSVSVGDSAHWKGRITRLDFTLASGGDTAWIDWIRLLRDDNPSFLIGPDRLGYAIEQRRKWVMPCRIPGEVTRRVTVGEGDVLSFACGLTKQAWQSHRGRVRAEVSLAVDGNEAETIASVDLLPKALGGSWGWVEGEASISKWSGQTATLAFHARSTDPETEAMVVWGNPTVTSTAPAARDRPNVVILLSDAMRPDHLSLYGYARRTSPNLERLGKDGVVFERAFAHSPSTHLSVPSLLTSLYPLEAVEQEAGFTRIGQEHVTLAELLEEAGYATAAFSANAFVNWDYAADQGFADFAIGQASAGELTDEALQWLAAHKRQPFFAYVHYMDTHAPYAPPESYRSAFVGRDYEPADPLVRQGDATGMRRRMARGHVYSDADRRYLVGLYDAAIASTDHSIGRVVDWLRAAGLYDDTVIVVCADHGEEFWERGGLEHARTLYQESVRVPLILKLPPEMIGDRAKRVMTPVGLVDIYPTLSQLAGLEPPDGLRGRSLLGVPPTGERAVYAVQGVTYAIRKTGWTLIVGPHAENGVALYDVTADPGETTNVASQHPEITAEMRAQLSRIHRSGAPRPATRKDAGEGRRQPDGVTLERLRALGYAE, from the coding sequence GTGAGTGGATGGCGAAAGGCAATCATCCTCGTCGCGCTGGCCGCGCTCGCGGTCATCGCGGTCATCGCGATTCTGCCGCGGCTTACCCCCAAGCCGGCGGCGAAGGATCTCGCCCAGCCGACCAACGCGGTGATCCCGGTCGCGCGCGCGCCTGCCAACCTCGCCGTCGGCGCCGGGCTGAGTCCGCCGTCGCGCCGGCGACCGGTGGTCGTGCAGGCCTTCGAGTTCGAGCGGCCCGGCGACGCTGAGGGGTGGCAGCCCGGACTCGAGACATGCACGACGGCCGTGGCCGACGGCCAGCTGCGAGTCAAGCGGCAAGCCTCGCCGGCGAGTTGCATCAGCCTCAGCCTCGACCTCGCGGCGGATGAATTCAACGTGATCCAGGCCCGCGTCCGCCAGCACAGTGCCTCGGTGTATCACGCGCGCTGGTTGGATGACCGCGGCCGCCCGTCGCCTCCCTTCTACCGCATCATGGCTCCGAGCAGCGAGTGGCGCGTCGTGTCCGTGTCGGTCGGCGACAGCGCGCACTGGAAGGGCCGCATCACGCGACTGGATTTCACCCTTGCCTCCGGCGGCGACACCGCTTGGATAGACTGGATTCGCTTGCTGCGAGATGACAATCCGTCTTTCCTCATCGGCCCGGATCGGTTGGGCTATGCGATCGAGCAGCGCCGTAAATGGGTCATGCCGTGCCGAATCCCCGGAGAGGTCACGCGCAGGGTGACGGTGGGGGAGGGCGATGTCCTGAGCTTCGCGTGCGGGCTCACCAAGCAGGCATGGCAGTCGCACCGCGGGCGCGTTAGGGCCGAAGTCTCGCTCGCGGTGGACGGCAACGAGGCGGAGACCATTGCCTCGGTGGACCTGCTGCCGAAAGCCCTCGGCGGGTCGTGGGGGTGGGTCGAAGGTGAAGCAAGCATATCGAAGTGGAGCGGGCAGACGGCGACACTCGCGTTCCACGCGCGCTCCACCGATCCGGAAACCGAAGCGATGGTGGTGTGGGGCAATCCGACGGTGACGTCAACCGCGCCGGCCGCTCGCGACCGGCCGAACGTCGTCATCCTGCTGTCTGATGCGATGCGACCCGACCATCTGAGCCTCTACGGGTACGCACGCCGCACGTCGCCCAACCTGGAGCGCCTCGGTAAAGACGGCGTGGTGTTCGAGCGCGCCTTCGCTCACTCGCCGAGCACCCATCTGTCCGTGCCGTCGCTGTTGACATCGCTGTACCCACTGGAAGCGGTGGAGCAAGAGGCGGGCTTTACTCGAATAGGACAGGAGCACGTGACGCTGGCTGAACTCCTGGAGGAGGCGGGCTACGCGACCGCCGCATTCAGCGCGAACGCCTTCGTGAACTGGGACTATGCGGCGGACCAGGGGTTCGCCGATTTCGCCATCGGCCAAGCTTCCGCCGGGGAGCTTACCGACGAGGCGCTGCAATGGCTCGCGGCGCATAAGCGGCAGCCGTTTTTCGCGTACGTGCACTACATGGACACCCACGCCCCCTACGCGCCGCCGGAGAGCTACCGGTCGGCGTTTGTCGGCCGGGATTACGAACCCGCCGACCCGTTGGTGCGGCAGGGCGATGCCACGGGCATGCGCAGGAGAATGGCGCGCGGGCACGTCTATAGCGACGCGGACCGCCGCTATCTGGTCGGGCTGTACGATGCAGCCATCGCGTCCACTGACCACAGCATCGGCCGCGTGGTTGATTGGCTGCGGGCAGCAGGGCTTTACGACGACACCGTGATCGTCGTCTGCGCGGATCACGGGGAGGAGTTCTGGGAGCGCGGGGGATTGGAGCATGCGCGAACGCTGTACCAGGAGTCCGTCCGCGTGCCGCTCATCCTGAAGCTGCCGCCGGAGATGATCGGGGATCGGGCGAAGAGGGTGATGACACCGGTCGGGCTCGTGGACATCTACCCGACCCTGTCGCAGCTCGCCGGACTCGAGCCGCCCGACGGCCTCAGGGGGAGGAGCCTGCTCGGCGTTCCGCCGACCGGGGAACGCGCGGTGTACGCGGTGCAGGGCGTTACGTACGCCATCCGGAAGACCGGCTGGACGCTGATCGTCGGCCCGCACGCCGAGAACGGAGTCGCGTTGTACGACGTCACCGCCGACCCGGGGGAAACGACGAACGTCGCTTCGCAGCATCCCGAGATCACGGCGGAAATGCGCGCGCAACTCAGTCGCATCCACCGCAGCGGCGCGCCGCGACCTGCGACGCGGAAAGACGCCGGCGAAGGCCGTCGGCAGCCGGACGGCGTCACGCTCGAGCGACTGCGCGCGCTCGGGTATGCGGAATGA
- a CDS encoding phosphoenolpyruvate carboxykinase (GTP), with product MNQHQGLQEWVEEAARLCQPESVVWIDGSDEENLRLTQEAIATGEVLPLNQEKLPGCLYHRTAVNDVARTEDLTYICTTLRADAGPTNNWMPPEDGYRRGSEILRGAMKGRTMYVIPFSMGPVGSPFSKIGVELTDSIYVVLNMRIMTHVGAPVLRQLGTGGEFTKCLHSKAELDIERRLILHFPEDNAIWSVGSGYGGNVLLGKKCLSLRIASCLGKREGWLAEHMLIMGVEDPEGRIEYIAAAFPSACGKTNLAMLIPPEGLRAKGYRVWTVGDDIAWMRIDTDGRLWAINPETGFFGVAPGTSSKTNPNMMKTINRNTIYTNVALLPDGTVWWEGMDGELPAEALDWQGRPWRPGQMDENGQPVLAAHPNSRFTTPLTQCPSHSFRTEHHHGVPISAVVFGGRRAHLAPLVY from the coding sequence ATGAATCAACATCAGGGACTTCAGGAATGGGTCGAAGAGGCAGCGCGTCTCTGCCAGCCCGAGTCGGTGGTCTGGATTGACGGGTCGGACGAAGAGAATCTGCGCCTGACCCAAGAAGCGATTGCCACGGGCGAGGTTTTGCCCCTCAACCAGGAGAAGCTGCCGGGCTGCCTGTATCACCGCACTGCGGTCAACGACGTCGCGCGCACCGAGGACCTGACGTACATCTGCACCACGCTGCGCGCGGATGCCGGCCCGACCAACAACTGGATGCCGCCGGAGGACGGCTATCGCCGCGGGAGCGAGATCCTGCGCGGCGCCATGAAGGGCCGCACGATGTACGTCATCCCGTTCTCAATGGGGCCGGTCGGCTCGCCCTTCAGCAAGATCGGCGTCGAGTTGACGGACAGCATCTACGTCGTCCTGAACATGCGCATCATGACCCATGTGGGCGCGCCCGTGCTGAGACAACTCGGAACCGGCGGCGAGTTCACCAAGTGCCTTCACAGCAAAGCTGAGCTCGACATCGAGCGGCGCCTCATCCTGCACTTCCCCGAGGACAACGCGATCTGGAGTGTCGGCTCGGGGTACGGCGGAAACGTGCTGCTCGGAAAGAAGTGCCTGTCGCTGCGCATCGCGAGCTGCCTCGGGAAGCGCGAAGGATGGCTGGCGGAGCACATGCTCATTATGGGCGTCGAGGACCCGGAAGGGCGCATCGAGTACATCGCGGCGGCGTTCCCCAGCGCCTGCGGCAAGACGAACCTCGCCATGTTGATTCCGCCCGAGGGATTGAGGGCGAAGGGCTACCGCGTCTGGACCGTCGGCGACGACATCGCCTGGATGCGCATCGACACTGACGGGCGCTTGTGGGCCATCAACCCCGAAACGGGCTTCTTTGGCGTCGCGCCCGGCACGAGCAGCAAGACCAACCCCAACATGATGAAGACCATCAACCGCAATACGATCTACACGAACGTGGCGCTGCTGCCCGACGGCACGGTATGGTGGGAAGGCATGGACGGCGAGCTGCCCGCGGAGGCGCTCGATTGGCAGGGCCGACCGTGGCGACCCGGCCAGATGGATGAAAACGGCCAGCCGGTCCTCGCGGCGCACCCGAACAGCCGGTTCACCACGCCGCTGACGCAGTGCCCTTCCCATTCGTTCAGAACCGAGCACCATCACGGCGTCCCGATCTCGGCGGTTGTGTTCGGCGGGCGCCGCGCGCATCTGGCGCCGCTGGTATATGA
- a CDS encoding NUDIX hydrolase has protein sequence MALSQVSAGGIIVRKREGETQVCLILDDYGHWTFPKGKLEPGETNEQAALREVCEEVGIAKVVSVQAAGVSQHRFLIGSEACKKTVHWFLMEVAPDVECTPMPAERVHDAGWFTPQQALSTIGYRNMRSLLRRALKALGERT, from the coding sequence ATGGCGCTGTCTCAAGTCTCGGCCGGAGGTATTATCGTCCGCAAGCGCGAGGGCGAGACGCAGGTCTGCCTGATACTCGACGACTATGGCCATTGGACTTTCCCCAAGGGGAAACTCGAGCCGGGCGAGACGAACGAGCAGGCAGCACTGCGCGAGGTGTGCGAAGAGGTAGGGATCGCAAAGGTCGTGTCGGTGCAGGCCGCCGGGGTGAGCCAGCACCGTTTTCTGATTGGCAGCGAGGCGTGCAAGAAGACTGTACACTGGTTTCTGATGGAAGTCGCGCCCGATGTCGAGTGTACCCCCATGCCCGCCGAGCGCGTCCATGACGCTGGTTGGTTCACCCCACAGCAGGCGCTTTCCACGATCGGCTATCGCAACATGCGCTCCCTTCTGCGTCGCGCGCTGAAAGCGCTCGGCGAGCGGACGTAG
- a CDS encoding nitroreductase family protein, which translates to MEFMDVVRTRRSIRRYKPDPVPQEQITYVLEAARLAPSWANSQCWKFVVITDAQVKRALAKAGNEWVAHAPVIIAACADPSKPGTKGDQPYYLVDIGIGMEHLVLAAADQGLGTCWIGWFDEAVAREALDVPPHIRIVAYTPLGVPDEAPEPQSRKRLAEIWSLDKYEE; encoded by the coding sequence ATGGAGTTCATGGACGTCGTCCGCACCAGGCGCAGCATCCGGCGCTACAAGCCCGACCCCGTACCCCAGGAGCAGATAACCTATGTGCTCGAGGCCGCTCGCCTAGCGCCGTCATGGGCGAACTCGCAGTGCTGGAAGTTCGTGGTGATAACGGACGCGCAGGTCAAGCGGGCGTTGGCCAAGGCGGGCAATGAATGGGTGGCGCATGCGCCGGTGATCATCGCCGCGTGCGCCGATCCGAGCAAGCCCGGCACGAAGGGCGACCAACCCTATTACCTGGTGGACATCGGCATTGGGATGGAGCATCTCGTGCTCGCAGCGGCGGATCAAGGTCTCGGCACGTGCTGGATCGGCTGGTTCGACGAGGCAGTGGCGCGAGAGGCACTGGACGTGCCGCCGCACATCCGGATCGTTGCATATACCCCCCTCGGCGTGCCCGATGAAGCACCCGAGCCTCAGTCTCGCAAGCGCCTCGCCGAGATCTGGAGCCTCGACAAGTACGAGGAGTAG
- a CDS encoding response regulator yields the protein MERTVGDGHLVLIADDEPYIVRALSFVLGKAGYRVCTAGDGSEALDRIRAEQPRLAFLDLMMPKLDGYEVCRRVKSDPSLSGTYVIILTAKGQQADKARGMAMGADEYTTKPFSPTAIVQQVRRAIGR from the coding sequence ATGGAGCGAACGGTGGGGGACGGACACCTAGTACTGATAGCTGACGACGAACCATATATCGTGCGCGCTCTGTCCTTCGTCCTCGGCAAGGCTGGATACCGCGTGTGTACGGCTGGCGATGGCAGCGAGGCGCTCGACCGCATTCGCGCCGAGCAGCCGCGGCTTGCTTTTCTCGATCTCATGATGCCCAAACTCGACGGCTACGAGGTGTGCCGTCGCGTGAAGTCTGATCCATCCCTGTCCGGCACATACGTCATCATCCTTACCGCCAAGGGGCAGCAGGCGGACAAGGCGCGCGGCATGGCCATGGGCGCGGATGAATACACGACCAAGCCGTTCAGCCCGACGGCGATAGTGCAGCAGGTGCGACGCGCCATCGGACGGTGA
- a CDS encoding response regulator encodes MHDPGQQQDAVARLRMSGGNGAVVVVGMLLIGVLLRLVWHLPIPPSVFAAGLALFAGDVWISRVRPRTALPNLARANLLHCLFDISAITFAIHQLGGADWMGAFFYLYIILHANIVFHRGRALVVTVICIGAFVGTLFLSQRGFLPAPILFPQHRELLDDPAYMALVILTFAVGGLLLFSLSFGTFADALREKSEGLAQANARLETAAQRLQAHRDELEREVQGRTRELQTALDHLHAAHEQLKRMDQLKSNFLANVSHELRTPLTSIGSFAEILLQFPDEEASSREEFLHIIAAEADRVGRLIEDVLDIARIESGRVAWTFGAMELPSLLSFCVRSVAPLAQVKGLEMRVEVPSDLPPVRADRDRIAQVLNNLLSNALKFTERGTITVGAERCDDEVRVYVSDSGPGIADEEHEHIFEKFHQVSQGLTDKPRGTGLGLAISGEIVASHGGRIWVESARDQGSTFHFTLPVYRQESPQRPGEPRHTQRTLVLIVAPDPESCREQRDALERVGYAVKEAADGRETLRLAAACAPDLLCLDMLLPDMSGFDVLRALQAGPDTRAVPAIVMSVMEDKDWALRLGAVCHLAKPVTGDQLVAAAAQALSASSADAARDTSQETLRA; translated from the coding sequence GTGCACGACCCCGGTCAACAACAGGATGCGGTTGCACGATTGCGCATGTCGGGCGGCAACGGCGCGGTTGTCGTCGTCGGCATGCTGCTCATCGGTGTGCTGTTGCGCCTCGTCTGGCACTTGCCGATCCCGCCGAGCGTGTTCGCCGCCGGCCTCGCTCTTTTCGCCGGCGATGTGTGGATCAGCCGCGTCCGTCCGCGCACCGCTCTGCCTAACCTCGCGCGCGCCAACTTACTCCACTGTCTGTTCGACATCAGCGCCATCACCTTCGCTATTCACCAGCTCGGCGGCGCCGATTGGATGGGCGCCTTCTTCTACCTCTACATCATCCTGCATGCCAACATCGTCTTCCACCGCGGGCGCGCTCTGGTCGTGACGGTGATCTGCATCGGCGCCTTCGTCGGCACCTTGTTCCTCAGCCAGCGCGGGTTCCTGCCTGCCCCGATTCTGTTCCCGCAGCACCGCGAGTTGCTCGACGACCCCGCCTATATGGCGCTCGTCATCCTCACCTTCGCAGTCGGCGGCCTGCTCCTGTTCAGCCTGAGCTTCGGTACCTTCGCTGACGCGCTGCGCGAAAAAAGCGAGGGATTGGCGCAAGCCAACGCGCGGCTGGAGACGGCGGCGCAGCGTCTGCAAGCGCACCGCGACGAACTCGAGCGCGAGGTGCAGGGCCGCACCCGCGAACTTCAGACCGCGCTCGACCATCTCCATGCGGCGCACGAACAACTCAAGCGCATGGATCAGCTCAAGAGCAACTTCCTGGCTAACGTCAGCCACGAGCTGCGCACGCCCCTCACCTCCATCGGCTCGTTCGCCGAGATTCTGCTCCAGTTCCCAGACGAGGAAGCATCGAGCCGCGAGGAGTTCCTGCACATCATCGCCGCCGAAGCCGACCGCGTGGGGCGTCTCATCGAAGACGTGCTGGATATCGCGAGGATCGAATCGGGCCGCGTGGCGTGGACCTTCGGCGCTATGGAACTGCCGTCGCTGCTGTCCTTCTGCGTCCGCAGTGTGGCGCCGCTGGCCCAGGTCAAGGGCCTCGAGATGCGCGTGGAGGTGCCCTCGGATCTGCCGCCGGTGCGCGCCGACCGCGATCGCATCGCGCAGGTCCTCAACAATCTGCTGTCCAATGCGCTCAAGTTCACGGAGCGCGGCACAATCACGGTCGGCGCCGAACGATGCGACGACGAGGTGCGGGTCTACGTGTCCGACAGCGGGCCGGGGATAGCGGACGAAGAACACGAGCACATCTTCGAGAAGTTCCATCAGGTGAGCCAGGGGCTGACCGACAAGCCGCGCGGCACCGGACTCGGGCTGGCCATCAGCGGGGAGATCGTGGCCAGCCACGGCGGGCGCATCTGGGTGGAGAGCGCCCGCGACCAAGGCAGCACTTTCCACTTCACGCTGCCGGTGTACAGGCAGGAGTCGCCGCAGCGACCGGGCGAACCGCGCCACACGCAGCGCACGCTCGTGCTGATCGTCGCCCCCGATCCCGAGAGCTGTCGCGAGCAGCGTGACGCGCTGGAGCGAGTCGGCTACGCAGTGAAGGAAGCCGCGGACGGACGGGAGACGCTCCGCCTCGCGGCCGCATGCGCGCCCGACCTGCTCTGCCTCGATATGCTGCTGCCCGACATGAGCGGCTTCGACGTCCTGCGCGCCCTCCAGGCGGGCCCGGACACGCGCGCCGTCCCCGCAATCGTCATGTCGGTTATGGAAGACAAGGACTGGGCGTTGCGGCTCGGCGCCGTCTGCCACCTGGCAAAGCCGGTGACGGGAGACCAATTGGTCGCCGCTGCGGCTCAGGCGTTGAGCGCCTCGAGCGCCGACGCGGCCCGCGACACGTCCCAGGAGACACTGCGTGCATGA